A stretch of the Pedobacter sp. MC2016-14 genome encodes the following:
- a CDS encoding exodeoxyribonuclease V subunit beta — MPQQPLKILQASAGSGKTFSLTAHYLTLVLSSENKYREILAVTFTNKATEEMKTRIMEVLKGFAEGDASKKIGDYREIVLRAHPDLSAEELKLKADVIYRKILHDYNRFSVSTIDGFVQKVIRGFAFELGLDAGYGLEMNYDKVKAELADRLDKALDKNPVLLQWIIDLALDRINNNLSWNYRRELINLTDEIFKERYQPFENAVKLLGEHADIDLLFKEYNKITRLGMETFESGVKELAAQALEVFQVEGIDVSSLKGKSRSPLMGLQKIVEGDFSKINSLLKLVDQPEEWFQKGQDNASYYQINPIVSKLVATYQEGLAGYVLAQAFNKNLYYLRLMQEMASLLKEYRNDSPNLLISDAQTLLKGITDDANDNPSFIWEKMGNRYRNFLFDEFQDTSSNQWHSFKSLLTNAIASPSGKLIDHLIVGDTKQSIYRWRNGDWNILHQQAKNDVKIHNVIEDSLAENYRSTKNIIGFNNDLFKRLPPLMQTNINGLIEEAEAKDVEHWWKEKGFDHIVTDVYAESEQKITPFTLEGGTISFNVLKDDGEGGTLTKTGFMSLSLVKMIAEIDQLINLKQYKPRDICVLVRSNSEAVAAVETLMDYGVDVISGEALLLSNNSAVKLILNTLQVMGGLAENTALYKANCLSLYAKLQHRTVSPEHYFGLKAKGLTDLSGLLPEDLCQHWQAWMQQPLPALLEKIIESYGLHEQVFASNLPYLFALRDLAGRFAQQGERGIAAFLSYWEEEGLKKTLPSSENTDAVQVITIHKSKGLAFRAVMLPFCNWDINGKPNGIFWVPAEGTPYHHLNSIPLKYGKELGRSTVAKPYFEELLYNNMDALNMVYVATTRAKEYLYISTMGKKTDTVTNIGDLLFRVFRDDLDEDGRLIKDEPVPVLPEKEIYRNEIEMESYPVSDRLSQVFDSNLKRRDIDFFTGESAGRTGTILHEVLARAADVKEVDTVLESMLLEGVFKEVELSSLKAQARSVLNHSGLQEILSLSKESLNEKSIIDADGKSYRPDKVLVKGSHITIVDYKFTQQESDAHIAQVSHYKSLLMAMGYTDVKTYLFYASTGQLKLV, encoded by the coding sequence ATGCCTCAACAACCGCTAAAAATACTACAAGCATCCGCAGGATCTGGTAAAACATTCAGTTTAACAGCACATTACCTTACACTGGTACTCAGCAGCGAGAACAAGTATCGGGAGATATTGGCCGTAACTTTTACCAATAAGGCTACGGAAGAAATGAAGACCCGCATTATGGAGGTGCTGAAGGGCTTTGCGGAGGGCGATGCTTCTAAAAAGATCGGCGATTACCGGGAAATTGTGCTGCGGGCGCATCCGGATTTATCTGCAGAGGAGCTGAAGTTAAAGGCAGATGTAATTTACCGGAAGATTTTGCATGACTATAATCGCTTTTCGGTAAGTACCATCGATGGTTTTGTGCAGAAAGTCATCCGCGGCTTTGCATTTGAATTGGGATTGGATGCAGGTTATGGTTTGGAAATGAACTATGATAAGGTAAAAGCGGAACTGGCAGACCGCTTAGATAAAGCCTTAGATAAAAACCCTGTTTTATTGCAATGGATTATTGATCTGGCGCTTGACAGGATTAATAATAACCTGAGCTGGAATTACAGAAGGGAATTGATCAACCTTACGGATGAAATTTTTAAAGAACGGTATCAACCATTTGAAAATGCGGTTAAGCTGCTAGGAGAGCATGCCGATATCGACCTGTTGTTTAAAGAATACAATAAAATCACCAGGCTTGGGATGGAAACCTTTGAAAGCGGTGTAAAGGAACTTGCAGCGCAAGCATTGGAGGTTTTTCAGGTAGAAGGTATTGATGTGTCAAGCTTAAAGGGGAAATCCAGATCGCCCCTTATGGGACTTCAAAAGATAGTTGAGGGTGATTTTTCAAAGATCAATTCCTTGTTAAAACTGGTAGATCAGCCAGAAGAATGGTTTCAAAAAGGACAGGATAATGCCTCATACTATCAAATCAATCCAATCGTCTCTAAACTGGTGGCTACTTACCAGGAGGGTTTGGCGGGCTATGTTCTGGCACAGGCATTCAATAAAAACCTTTACTATCTGCGGCTGATGCAGGAAATGGCTTCCTTGCTAAAGGAATACAGGAACGATAGTCCGAATTTATTGATCAGCGATGCGCAAACTTTACTTAAGGGAATTACAGACGATGCAAATGATAACCCTTCCTTCATTTGGGAAAAGATGGGCAATAGGTATCGTAATTTCCTGTTTGATGAATTTCAGGACACTTCCTCTAATCAATGGCATAGCTTTAAATCTTTACTGACCAATGCAATTGCCTCGCCAAGTGGCAAATTGATAGATCATTTGATTGTTGGAGATACCAAGCAATCTATCTATAGATGGCGTAATGGCGATTGGAACATCCTTCACCAGCAGGCGAAAAATGATGTGAAGATCCATAATGTAATCGAAGACAGCCTTGCTGAAAATTATAGAAGTACTAAAAATATCATTGGGTTTAATAATGATCTTTTTAAACGGCTTCCACCGTTGATGCAAACCAATATCAATGGTTTGATTGAAGAAGCGGAAGCAAAAGATGTTGAACACTGGTGGAAAGAAAAGGGCTTTGATCACATCGTTACCGATGTGTATGCGGAATCGGAGCAAAAAATTACGCCTTTTACACTAGAAGGCGGAACCATAAGTTTTAATGTGCTTAAAGACGATGGCGAGGGCGGAACGTTAACCAAGACAGGCTTTATGAGTCTTTCGCTGGTTAAAATGATTGCAGAGATCGATCAGTTGATTAACCTGAAGCAATATAAGCCAAGGGATATTTGCGTATTGGTGCGCTCCAATTCTGAGGCTGTTGCTGCAGTGGAAACCTTGATGGATTATGGAGTTGATGTAATTTCTGGTGAGGCCCTGCTGTTGAGTAATAACAGTGCGGTAAAACTGATTTTAAATACTTTACAAGTCATGGGCGGCCTGGCGGAAAACACAGCACTCTATAAAGCCAATTGTTTAAGCCTGTACGCCAAACTACAACATAGAACGGTAAGTCCGGAGCATTATTTTGGATTAAAGGCGAAAGGTCTGACAGATTTAAGTGGTCTTTTACCCGAAGATTTATGCCAGCATTGGCAGGCATGGATGCAGCAGCCACTTCCGGCCTTGCTGGAAAAAATTATTGAATCTTATGGTTTACATGAACAGGTATTTGCATCGAATCTTCCCTATTTATTTGCCTTAAGGGACCTTGCCGGGCGTTTTGCGCAACAGGGAGAACGGGGGATTGCCGCTTTTCTTTCCTATTGGGAAGAAGAAGGATTGAAAAAGACATTGCCTTCATCAGAAAATACAGATGCGGTGCAGGTCATTACCATTCATAAGTCGAAAGGTTTGGCGTTTAGAGCGGTAATGCTTCCCTTTTGTAACTGGGACATCAACGGTAAACCAAATGGCATATTTTGGGTGCCTGCTGAAGGAACACCATACCATCATTTGAATAGTATTCCTTTGAAATATGGTAAAGAACTTGGCAGATCAACCGTTGCAAAACCCTATTTTGAGGAGCTGCTTTACAACAACATGGATGCCCTAAATATGGTGTATGTTGCTACTACACGTGCTAAGGAGTATTTGTATATCAGTACAATGGGCAAGAAAACGGATACAGTAACCAATATTGGTGATTTGCTGTTTAGGGTTTTTAGGGATGATTTGGATGAAGACGGACGTTTGATCAAAGACGAGCCTGTGCCCGTGTTACCCGAAAAAGAAATATACAGAAATGAAATAGAGATGGAAAGTTATCCCGTTTCGGACAGGCTGAGCCAGGTATTTGATTCCAATCTGAAAAGAAGAGACATCGATTTCTTTACTGGTGAAAGTGCGGGACGTACCGGTACAATCCTTCATGAGGTGCTGGCCAGAGCGGCTGATGTCAAAGAAGTAGATACCGTATTGGAATCTATGCTTCTTGAAGGCGTGTTCAAAGAGGTAGAACTTTCATCTTTAAAAGCTCAAGCCCGTTCCGTTTTAAACCATTCAGGTTTGCAGGAAATTCTGAGTTTGAGTAAGGAGAGCCTGAATGAGAAGAGCATCATTGATGCGGATGGGAAAAGCTACCGACCGGATAAGGTACTGGTTAAAGGCAGTCACATAACGATAGTTGACTACAAATTTACGCAGCAGGAAAGTGATGCCCACATTGCGCAGGTGAGCCATTATAAAAGCCTGTTGATGGCGATGGGATATACCGATGTAAAGACCTATTTGTTTTATGCCAGTACAGGCCAATTAAAATTAGTATAA
- a CDS encoding type II toxin-antitoxin system VapC family toxin, translating to MKLLIDTQILIWFQLNHPQLKSEIVKLLTDTKNDVYVSDISLYEIAIKQTIGKLPDLQASIHDVISVALEDGFSFLPLSQEHINNYKHVPLFPDHRDPFDRIIISTAKFEKMTMVSADEKFIQYKDYLELIAG from the coding sequence ATGAAGCTTTTGATAGATACTCAGATACTTATTTGGTTTCAATTAAATCATCCTCAGCTTAAATCAGAGATCGTAAAATTGCTTACGGATACTAAAAATGATGTCTACGTAAGTGATATTAGTCTATATGAAATTGCAATTAAACAAACCATAGGCAAGCTTCCTGATCTTCAGGCAAGTATTCATGACGTTATTTCTGTAGCACTTGAAGATGGTTTCTCCTTTCTTCCACTTTCACAGGAGCATATAAACAACTATAAACATGTGCCACTGTTTCCAGATCACCGCGATCCATTCGATAGAATTATTATATCAACTGCTAAATTTGAAAAAATGACTATGGTGTCAGCTGATGAAAAATTTATTCAATATAAAGACTACTTAGAGCTGATTGCGGGATAA
- a CDS encoding thioredoxin family protein, producing the protein MKRLVLVAFAFMMLSTAAIAQEAVHIYNPKADAQADINAAAAKAKKANKNVFVQVGGNWCVWCIRFHNLVEKTPELKTYLNDKFETVLVNMSKENKNAVLLNKLGNPGRFGYPVFLILDGDGKVLHIENSAYLEENDGHSVKKIQGFLHNWTYEAVHEKVK; encoded by the coding sequence ATGAAGAGATTAGTTTTAGTTGCATTTGCTTTTATGATGCTATCCACAGCGGCTATAGCACAAGAGGCTGTTCACATTTATAACCCTAAAGCTGATGCACAGGCTGACATCAATGCTGCAGCAGCCAAAGCAAAAAAGGCCAACAAAAATGTATTCGTACAAGTTGGAGGCAATTGGTGCGTTTGGTGTATCCGGTTTCATAACCTGGTAGAAAAAACACCAGAGCTAAAAACATACCTTAACGACAAATTTGAGACCGTACTTGTAAACATGAGTAAAGAAAACAAGAATGCCGTTCTTTTGAATAAGCTGGGCAATCCCGGCCGCTTTGGTTATCCCGTATTTTTGATTTTGGATGGCGATGGCAAAGTGCTGCACATCGAAAATTCGGCATATCTGGAAGAAAATGACGGTCACAGCGTTAAAAAGATTCAAGGTTTTTTACACAACTGGACTTATGAAGCTGTGCATGAAAAGGTAAAATAA
- the yidD gene encoding membrane protein insertion efficiency factor YidD — translation MYSQIPDASGWGQNRAISLLIKWLFLVNRPVVKILLLLLIKAYWAMIPRAKRRSCIFKISCSQYVYQKTTKYGLYEGLRAFRYRFYNCRSGFHVFEHPSELTTLMILRNGEIISQNEISERFIKNEQ, via the coding sequence ATGTACAGCCAGATCCCGGATGCTTCGGGCTGGGGGCAAAACCGGGCTATATCGCTTCTTATCAAATGGTTGTTTTTAGTAAATAGACCTGTCGTGAAAATTCTTTTACTGTTGCTAATTAAGGCGTATTGGGCCATGATTCCCAGAGCGAAAAGAAGATCATGCATTTTTAAGATAAGTTGCTCTCAATATGTATACCAGAAGACTACAAAGTACGGTCTTTATGAAGGCCTTCGGGCCTTCAGGTATAGATTTTACAATTGCCGTTCCGGTTTTCATGTATTCGAGCATCCTTCTGAATTAACAACCTTAATGATCTTAAGAAATGGAGAGATCATTTCTCAAAATGAGATTTCTGAACGATTTATTAAAAATGAACAATAG
- a CDS encoding response regulator: MMFERVLIAEDHENTSLSVQTVLKELGVKDPKYVFYCDDALAWIQKGLKTAQPYDLLITDLSFEEDHNIQKITDGTALIKAAKDQQPGLKILVFSAEGRADVIDPLIKNLGINAYVRKARQDAKELKVALEAISNGKRYFSVPARRNLHERNSYNFDTYDTTVIALLAGGMKQKDIPEYLKKNSIKPGGLSSVEKRLNLIKDVLGFSTNEQLIAYCKDYRII, from the coding sequence ATGATGTTCGAACGTGTACTAATTGCAGAAGATCACGAAAATACAAGCCTTTCGGTACAGACGGTACTTAAGGAACTCGGAGTTAAGGATCCAAAATATGTGTTTTATTGCGATGATGCATTAGCTTGGATTCAAAAGGGACTGAAAACTGCTCAGCCATACGACTTGCTGATCACCGATCTTTCGTTTGAGGAAGACCACAATATTCAAAAAATCACTGATGGCACAGCGCTTATCAAAGCTGCCAAAGATCAGCAGCCCGGACTTAAGATTCTGGTGTTTTCTGCTGAAGGTAGAGCTGATGTTATTGATCCTTTAATTAAAAACCTTGGTATTAATGCATATGTGCGTAAAGCCCGTCAAGATGCTAAGGAGCTAAAGGTTGCATTAGAGGCAATTTCAAATGGAAAAAGATATTTCTCGGTCCCGGCAAGACGGAATCTACATGAACGCAATTCCTATAACTTCGATACTTACGATACGACCGTTATTGCATTGTTGGCGGGAGGTATGAAACAAAAGGATATTCCAGAATATCTTAAGAAAAATAGCATTAAGCCGGGTGGTTTAAGTAGTGTAGAAAAACGACTTAATCTCATTAAGGATGTTCTAGGATTTTCCACGAATGAACAGCTTATTGCATATTGTAAGGACTACAGAATTATTTAA
- a CDS encoding tetratricopeptide repeat-containing sensor histidine kinase, whose translation MKRYTTLLLLILMLSCRQDKVASKLPAENLYYDRAWYFWDRNLPDSSFIYFNKAKEKSLKDRDSVKVAKSLINMAIISGDRGDFFGSQEISLSAIKYLNPHIESEKEILSMNYNNLGKMANRLKNYKEAHQFYLKSLDLTNKESSKNIYLNNVAVNLIDQHKYGHALKYFNKLLSTKSIEKDLVTFSRILSNTSKTKWLQNSSYNPVPGFLRAYQIRLKGNDLLGQNASLAHLADFYMENRPDSAVLYAYKMYQVAQQTGIADDQLYALERLIKLTPQDKSRQYFKRYRKLEDSLDTDRNAAKNQFAVIRYETEKNKVDNLNLQKENAEKKYQIIKHKAFLYGSFLFIVAAAIIAVLWYKKRRQKLTLEAEATIRENKLKLHKKVHDVVANGLYTVMSEIENREGLNKDRILDKMEILYEKSRNLTYEESPDVNSNFKEKITGLMTSFSSAERRVLIVGNGEELWAEVNVKAKHEIEHILQELMVNMGKHSAASTVVVKFEQIGNHVNIYYNDDGIGIKGAPNFKNGLNNTGNRIQSIGGEITFGANKDKGLSIFISFPII comes from the coding sequence TTGAAAAGATACACTACGCTTCTTCTTTTAATTTTAATGCTTTCTTGTCGTCAGGATAAGGTAGCATCCAAGTTGCCTGCTGAAAACTTGTACTATGATCGGGCTTGGTACTTTTGGGATCGCAACCTTCCGGACAGTAGTTTCATTTACTTTAATAAAGCCAAAGAGAAATCTTTAAAAGACAGAGATAGCGTTAAAGTTGCGAAGTCACTAATCAATATGGCAATTATTAGCGGTGATCGCGGCGATTTCTTTGGAAGCCAGGAAATCTCGCTTTCAGCTATCAAATATCTTAATCCTCATATTGAAAGTGAAAAAGAAATTCTCTCCATGAATTATAATAATTTGGGGAAAATGGCTAATCGGTTGAAAAACTACAAAGAGGCCCACCAATTTTATCTCAAGTCTCTTGATCTCACTAATAAAGAAAGCTCTAAAAACATCTATCTGAATAATGTTGCAGTTAATCTGATAGATCAACATAAATATGGGCATGCCCTTAAATACTTTAATAAGCTACTCTCTACCAAAAGTATAGAGAAAGATCTGGTTACATTTTCAAGGATACTTTCCAATACTTCTAAAACGAAATGGCTTCAGAACTCATCCTATAACCCGGTACCAGGCTTTCTCAGAGCCTATCAAATCAGGTTAAAAGGAAATGACCTTTTGGGGCAAAATGCCAGTTTAGCGCATCTTGCCGATTTTTATATGGAGAATAGGCCAGATTCGGCAGTTTTGTATGCATATAAAATGTATCAAGTTGCCCAGCAGACTGGCATCGCAGACGACCAGCTGTATGCTTTAGAGAGACTCATTAAATTGACTCCACAGGACAAGTCAAGACAATATTTTAAACGGTATAGAAAACTGGAGGATAGTTTAGATACCGACCGAAACGCTGCCAAAAACCAGTTTGCGGTGATCCGGTATGAAACAGAAAAAAATAAAGTAGACAATCTCAACCTGCAGAAGGAAAATGCAGAAAAGAAATATCAGATTATCAAGCATAAGGCTTTTCTTTATGGATCGTTCCTATTCATTGTCGCTGCGGCTATCATTGCTGTTCTATGGTATAAGAAAAGAAGACAAAAGCTTACGCTTGAAGCGGAAGCTACCATTCGCGAGAATAAACTTAAGCTTCATAAAAAGGTTCACGACGTAGTCGCAAATGGACTATATACGGTAATGTCCGAAATTGAGAATAGGGAAGGACTAAACAAGGATCGAATTTTGGATAAGATGGAAATACTCTATGAAAAATCGAGGAACCTGACTTACGAAGAGAGTCCAGACGTAAATTCCAACTTCAAGGAGAAAATTACTGGTCTTATGACATCATTCAGTTCAGCAGAGAGGAGGGTCTTAATAGTTGGTAATGGGGAAGAATTGTGGGCAGAGGTGAATGTAAAAGCAAAACATGAAATTGAGCACATCCTTCAGGAGCTGATGGTAAATATGGGAAAGCATAGTGCGGCAAGTACTGTAGTGGTGAAGTTTGAACAAATTGGAAATCATGTTAATATTTATTATAATGATGATGGTATTGGTATAAAAGGAGCACCTAATTTCAAAAATGGACTGAACAATACGGGAAACCGTATTCAAAGCATCGGCGGAGAAATTACTTTTGGTGCAAATAAAGACAAGGGTTTGAGCATATTCATTTCCTTTCCAATAATCTAA
- a CDS encoding glycoside hydrolase family 3 protein gives MNFKQYILPVFILTAIFSSKSALGQQKTYLETLASPNEWVDSVFHKLGKRAKIAQLFFVRAHTDKGKAYEDSVGNVIKKERIGGLVFFQGGPGRQAILTNKYQSLSRTPLLIAIDGEWGLGMRLDSTISYPYQMSLGAVQDKQLLYKMGLEVAKDFKRIGLHMNLAPDVDINNNPKNPVINYRSFGDNKYNVTTKAAAYINGMQDGGLLVSIKHFPGHGDTDVDSHYDLPQLNFTKTRLDTLEIFPFRELIAKGASGVMVAHMSIPALDTTAHIPSTLSKPIVTGILKEELGFKGLIVSDAMEMKGVVKYFKDGEADVMGVIAGNDILELSENSDRAVKLVRKAVRSGRISMERIDESVKKILAAKYYAGLHVKDTLAESNVVADVNRVESLNLVQQLADASMTLLRSAGPIKALSTEKRTAIISIGTPNVTLFQRDLGSAYKNSVFFTLDKTANANAVAKVARELGMFDQVIIGIHDSRLRPGNGMVLSADLKMFIKDQSAKNAIFALFANPYNLSGLPGLENSKALIVAYQKEDFMQRAASSVIKNQLIPTGRLPVTVNAFYKYGDGL, from the coding sequence ATGAATTTTAAGCAATACATTCTTCCTGTTTTTATTTTAACAGCCATATTTTCCTCCAAATCTGCCTTGGGACAACAAAAAACCTATCTTGAAACACTCGCATCTCCAAATGAATGGGTAGATTCTGTTTTTCATAAATTGGGTAAAAGGGCGAAAATCGCACAGCTATTCTTTGTGCGGGCACATACGGATAAGGGGAAAGCTTATGAAGATTCTGTAGGGAATGTGATTAAAAAAGAACGTATCGGTGGACTGGTTTTCTTTCAGGGTGGTCCGGGAAGGCAGGCTATCCTGACCAATAAATATCAGTCATTGTCGAGAACTCCCCTGCTTATTGCCATTGATGGAGAGTGGGGATTGGGCATGCGATTAGATAGTACCATTTCTTACCCCTACCAAATGTCGTTAGGTGCAGTTCAGGACAAACAGCTTTTATATAAAATGGGTCTTGAGGTTGCGAAGGATTTTAAACGCATTGGTTTGCATATGAACCTTGCACCGGATGTAGACATCAACAACAATCCTAAAAATCCGGTGATCAATTACCGGTCTTTTGGCGACAATAAATATAACGTTACTACAAAAGCTGCGGCTTATATCAATGGGATGCAGGATGGAGGATTGCTGGTGAGCATCAAACATTTTCCCGGCCACGGAGATACTGATGTAGATTCGCACTACGACCTTCCTCAGCTTAATTTCACAAAGACACGCCTGGATACCCTGGAAATCTTTCCTTTTAGAGAACTCATTGCTAAGGGCGCTTCTGGTGTTATGGTGGCACACATGAGTATTCCGGCATTGGATACTACTGCACACATTCCTTCTACTTTATCTAAACCCATAGTTACAGGGATCTTAAAAGAGGAGCTCGGTTTTAAGGGGCTTATTGTTTCAGATGCGATGGAAATGAAGGGCGTAGTAAAATATTTTAAAGATGGTGAAGCGGATGTAATGGGTGTAATTGCTGGTAATGATATTTTGGAACTCTCTGAAAATAGTGACCGTGCAGTAAAATTGGTACGCAAGGCGGTAAGGTCTGGCAGGATCAGTATGGAACGCATAGACGAGAGTGTAAAGAAAATTTTGGCAGCAAAGTATTATGCCGGTTTACATGTAAAAGATACCCTGGCAGAAAGCAATGTGGTTGCTGATGTAAATAGGGTAGAAAGCTTGAATTTAGTTCAGCAACTGGCCGACGCCTCAATGACGCTGTTAAGAAGCGCAGGCCCCATCAAAGCCTTGTCTACAGAAAAGAGAACGGCTATTATTAGTATTGGCACACCTAACGTTACCCTTTTTCAGCGTGATCTTGGTAGCGCTTACAAAAACTCCGTATTTTTTACGCTGGATAAAACTGCCAATGCCAATGCGGTAGCAAAAGTTGCCAGGGAATTGGGCATGTTTGATCAGGTCATTATCGGTATCCACGACAGCCGTTTGCGTCCGGGAAATGGCATGGTGCTGAGCGCTGATCTTAAAATGTTCATTAAAGACCAGTCTGCAAAAAATGCCATATTCGCACTCTTTGCTAATCCATATAATTTAAGTGGGCTTCCTGGTTTGGAAAATAGTAAAGCCTTAATTGTAGCCTATCAGAAAGAAGACTTTATGCAGCGGGCCGCTTCATCGGTCATCAAAAACCAATTGATTCCTACCGGGAGATTGCCTGTAACTGTAAATGCTTTTTACAAATATGGGGATGGGTTGTAA
- a CDS encoding porin family protein produces MKKIFILAIGLFVAGAANAQSPIRVGIKGGVNLPNIIKDDGNNNFNTKINPGFNVGVTLDITLIEGLSFTPEALYATKGYKSESTFGEFTQTTSFIDIPLLASIKLGGSGLNLVVGPQVSFLTSTKNKFENGFGSAQQTIVENDSDRFKKSLVGGLIGFRYDINSNVDFHGRYALDFQKNNENGSSQTPEYKNQVFSLGFGYKF; encoded by the coding sequence ATGAAAAAGATATTTATACTAGCAATCGGACTTTTTGTTGCAGGAGCTGCAAATGCACAAAGCCCAATCAGAGTAGGGATTAAAGGTGGAGTAAACCTACCAAACATCATCAAGGATGATGGAAACAATAATTTTAATACTAAAATCAATCCTGGTTTTAATGTGGGTGTTACCTTAGACATCACTTTAATCGAGGGATTATCATTTACACCAGAAGCATTGTATGCTACTAAAGGATATAAATCTGAAAGCACATTTGGCGAGTTTACCCAAACTACCAGTTTCATTGATATTCCTTTATTGGCCAGCATTAAATTGGGTGGAAGCGGATTAAACCTTGTTGTGGGTCCACAAGTATCGTTTTTAACTTCTACTAAAAACAAATTTGAAAATGGATTTGGTTCTGCACAGCAAACTATTGTAGAAAACGATTCTGACAGGTTTAAGAAAAGTTTAGTTGGTGGTTTGATCGGTTTCAGATATGATATTAACAGCAACGTAGATTTCCACGGCCGTTATGCTTTGGATTTCCAAAAAAACAACGAAAACGGATCTAGTCAAACTCCTGAGTACAAAAACCAGGTATTCTCTCTAGGTTTCGGTTATAAGTTCTAG
- a CDS encoding phytase, whose amino-acid sequence MTTFKNIIILTAGALSFLQACTSNTNTQQQTATVADSIVKPMYVTDTVQFDTDDPAIWLNPADPSQSLVIGTDKDENGALYVFDLKGKIVTDKVVRGLKRPNNVDIAYGLVLNGKSVDIAVTTERMTHKLRVYALPDMKAIDHGGLPVFEGETTEGYRDLMGISLYTSPTKEIYAIVGRKTGPLEGEYLWQYLLTDDGSGKVKATLKRKFGKYSGKKEIEAIAVDNELGYVYYSDEQFGVRKYYADPSKGNTELGIFAKEGFKEDHEGISIYKTTAKTGYILVSDQSANQFKVFKREGDNAFVKSIRVSTNNSDGSDVVAVPLNSDFKHGLFVAMSDNKTFQYYRWEDMIGKELAVKK is encoded by the coding sequence ATGACTACGTTTAAAAATATCATAATTCTAACTGCAGGCGCGTTGTCTTTTCTACAGGCCTGTACCAGCAATACGAATACACAACAACAAACCGCAACGGTTGCCGATAGCATCGTTAAACCGATGTATGTAACAGATACGGTTCAATTTGATACGGATGATCCTGCCATATGGCTGAACCCTGCTGATCCCAGTCAATCCCTGGTGATTGGTACGGATAAGGATGAAAATGGCGCCCTGTATGTATTTGATTTGAAAGGGAAAATAGTAACAGATAAAGTGGTTAGGGGATTGAAACGCCCCAATAATGTGGATATTGCCTACGGCTTGGTTCTGAATGGAAAGTCTGTAGACATTGCGGTTACCACAGAAAGAATGACCCATAAGCTCAGGGTTTATGCTTTGCCAGACATGAAAGCTATTGATCATGGAGGATTGCCTGTTTTTGAAGGCGAAACTACCGAAGGCTATCGTGACCTGATGGGGATTTCTCTATATACCAGTCCGACGAAGGAGATTTATGCCATCGTAGGCCGCAAGACTGGACCATTGGAGGGGGAATATTTATGGCAATATTTGCTAACGGATGATGGTAGCGGCAAGGTTAAAGCTACACTCAAAAGGAAGTTTGGCAAGTACAGCGGTAAAAAGGAAATTGAAGCGATTGCCGTAGACAATGAGCTTGGTTATGTCTATTATTCAGATGAACAGTTCGGGGTTCGTAAGTACTATGCCGATCCCTCTAAAGGTAATACGGAGCTGGGGATATTTGCCAAAGAAGGATTTAAAGAAGATCATGAGGGTATCAGTATCTATAAGACTACAGCTAAGACAGGATATATATTGGTGTCTGATCAGTCGGCCAACCAGTTTAAAGTATTTAAGCGGGAAGGTGATAATGCTTTTGTGAAGAGCATCCGAGTGTCTACCAACAACAGTGATGGTTCTGATGTGGTGGCTGTACCTCTGAATAGTGATTTTAAACATGGGTTATTTGTAGCCATGAGTGACAATAAGACTTTTCAGTACTACCGCTGGGAGGATATGATTGGAAAAGAATTAGCGGTTAAGAAATAA